A stretch of the Nerophis ophidion isolate RoL-2023_Sa linkage group LG27, RoL_Noph_v1.0, whole genome shotgun sequence genome encodes the following:
- the lancl1 gene encoding glutathione S-transferase LANCL1 isoform X4 — protein sequence MHLSTRGIALLYLHLHRVFKQDTFLQKAVEHVSRSLKCLTRRDVTFLCGDAGPLAVAAVVYHRLHRAAEADECITRLLQHHQTVVKGSGGLPDELLYGRVGYLYSLIFINQQLGTNRIPLQHIQQISEAILASGEHQSRKLRVHNQSPLMYEWYQEQYVGAAHGLAGIYYFLMQPGFVAAEENIHRLVKPSVDYVRRLKFPSGNYPPCIGDDRDLLVHWCHGSPGVIYMLLQAHSVFGDSHYLEDALQCGEVVWRWGLLKKGYGLCHGAAGNAYTFLALYRQTQDPKHLYRACMFADWCINYGSHGCKTPDTPFSLFEGMAGTIYFLADLLQPTQARFPAFEV from the exons GTATCGCACTGCTCTACCTGCACCTCCACCGAGTTTTCAAGCAGGACACGTTCCTCCAGAAGGCTGTAGAACACGTCAGCCGCAGTCTGAAGTGCCTGACCCGCCGTGATGTCACCTTCCTTTGTGGTGACGCAGGGCCGCTGGCTGTCGCCGCCGTGGTCTACCACAGACTCCACAGGGCAGCAGAGGCCGACGAGTGCATCACCCG ACTGCTGCAGCATCACCAGACAGTTGTGAAGGGTTCGGGAGGGCTGCCTGACGAGCTACTCTACGGTCGAGTTGGTTACCTTTACTCTCTAATCTTCATCAACCAGCAGCTTGGCACCAACAGAATCCCGTTGCAGCACATCCAGCAG ATCAGTGAGGCCATCTTGGCTTCAGGTGAGCACCAGAGCAGGAAGCTTCGTGTCCACAATCAGAGTCCCCTCATGTATGAGTGGTACCAGGAGCAATATGTCGGTGCAGCCCACGGACTGGCTGGGATCTACTACTTCTTAATGCAG CCAGGGTTCGTTGCGGCTGAGGAGAACATTCACAGACTGGTCAAACCCAGCGTCGACTATGTCCGCCGTCTTAAGTTCCCCTCTGGAAACTACCCTCCCTGCATCGGGGATGATCGCGACCTGCTGGTGCACTGGTGCCACGGATCCCCGGGCGTCATTTATATGCTTCTGCAGGCACACAGT GTGTTTGGGGATTCTCATTATCTGGAGGATGCTCTGCAGTGTGGCGAGGTTGTGTGGCGGTGGGGCTTGCTGAAGAAAGGCTACGGGCTGTGTCATGGCGCAGCGGGCAATGCTTACACATTCTTGGCTCTCTACCGTCAAACACAGGACCCCAAGCACCTTTACAGAGCCTGCATG TTTGCAGATTGGTGCATCAATTATGGCTCACACGGCTGCAAGACACCAGACACGCCCTTCTCACTTTTTGAAG GCATGGCAGGTACTATCTACTTTTTGGCCGACCTTCTGCAGCCAACACAAGCACGCTTTCCAGCCTTCGAGGTGTGA